Proteins encoded within one genomic window of Candidatus Cloacimonadota bacterium:
- a CDS encoding peptidylprolyl isomerase: MKRLFLLALLLAAAVLGAKDPDPKAVVGKIDDKTFSYAEYNKILDNYYKYHQTQKGSALTKEEKADLNNRCWEELVGRHIYDKAIKAGKVKITQQELLREAKKNPPAAVKQIPDLKTKGRFDKKKYEKALTESKEFRDAVLDEVKNLYQYSKLLDTIRSEAAVVEDSVKVQWERDSEVVDAKIIFFDANRQPNVVATEDEARDYFEARKEEFRKDDCRRYRYVKFAKAPSAEDSLAVYERALQIYRELESGADFAALASEFSQDPGSAAKGGDLGWFGRGRMVKVFEDTAFNTPVGEVSPPVLSQFGWHIIQTQDRRSTEGNEEVLARHILIRLEAGQATQQKMKAKSSQVYELAKQNGLASAAAELGLPVEETAVFQAKDSAVPGIGRDAGLISFAFANPEGALADMFTSPSGDIFVCEISGVYPVWYPTFEDERARVMSSASSSKRGYTMNARVQSFVNSLKPNQYLSQAERDSILVVEITGHKKGDNISSIGKVPAVEEALFNTPEGSFAPLISEAMRWFLVKVERHQVPDPAEWEQNKKKLLAEARDKARQEHLNEWYRAERQKVTITDNRRDFYDLSSTGQVIKL, translated from the coding sequence ATGAAACGACTATTTTTGCTGGCCCTGCTGCTCGCGGCAGCGGTTCTGGGCGCCAAGGATCCCGATCCCAAGGCTGTTGTCGGCAAGATCGACGACAAAACCTTCAGCTATGCGGAATACAACAAGATCCTGGACAACTATTACAAGTACCACCAGACCCAGAAAGGCAGCGCCCTCACCAAAGAAGAGAAGGCCGACCTCAACAATCGCTGCTGGGAAGAATTGGTGGGACGCCACATCTACGACAAGGCCATCAAGGCCGGCAAGGTCAAGATCACCCAGCAGGAGCTGCTGCGCGAAGCGAAGAAGAACCCGCCGGCGGCTGTGAAACAGATCCCGGACCTGAAGACCAAGGGCAGGTTCGATAAAAAGAAGTATGAAAAAGCGCTCACCGAATCCAAGGAGTTTCGCGACGCTGTGCTGGATGAGGTGAAGAACCTTTACCAGTACAGCAAACTGCTGGATACGATCCGCTCCGAGGCCGCGGTGGTGGAAGACAGCGTGAAAGTGCAGTGGGAGAGGGACAGCGAGGTGGTGGACGCCAAGATCATCTTTTTCGATGCCAACCGCCAACCCAACGTGGTGGCCACCGAAGACGAGGCCCGCGATTACTTTGAGGCCCGCAAAGAAGAATTCCGCAAGGACGACTGCCGCCGCTACCGCTATGTGAAATTCGCCAAAGCCCCGTCAGCAGAGGATTCTCTGGCGGTTTACGAACGGGCGCTGCAGATCTACCGGGAGCTTGAATCCGGAGCGGATTTCGCCGCTTTGGCCAGCGAGTTTTCCCAGGACCCCGGGTCCGCCGCCAAGGGCGGAGACCTTGGCTGGTTCGGGCGGGGCCGGATGGTGAAGGTATTTGAAGACACGGCCTTCAACACTCCGGTGGGCGAAGTATCCCCGCCGGTGCTCTCCCAATTTGGCTGGCACATCATCCAAACCCAGGACAGACGGAGCACTGAGGGCAACGAGGAAGTTCTGGCCCGGCACATCCTGATCAGGCTTGAAGCTGGCCAGGCCACACAGCAGAAGATGAAGGCGAAAAGTTCGCAAGTCTATGAACTGGCCAAACAAAACGGACTGGCCAGCGCGGCCGCGGAACTGGGTCTGCCAGTGGAGGAAACCGCGGTGTTCCAAGCCAAGGACTCAGCTGTTCCCGGCATCGGCAGAGACGCGGGCCTGATCAGTTTTGCCTTCGCCAATCCCGAAGGCGCTTTGGCCGACATGTTCACGTCGCCCTCCGGAGACATTTTCGTCTGCGAGATCTCTGGGGTTTATCCTGTCTGGTATCCCACTTTCGAAGACGAACGCGCCCGGGTGATGAGCAGTGCCTCCAGCTCCAAGCGCGGCTACACCATGAACGCCAGGGTGCAGAGTTTCGTGAACAGCCTCAAACCCAATCAGTACCTGAGCCAGGCGGAACGCGACAGCATCCTGGTGGTGGAGATCACCGGCCATAAAAAAGGCGACAACATCAGCTCCATCGGCAAGGTTCCGGCCGTGGAGGAAGCCCTGTTCAACACCCCGGAAGGCTCTTTCGCGCCTCTGATCAGCGAAGCGATGCGCTGGTTTTTGGTGAAGGTGGAAAGGCATCAGGTGCCCGACCCCGCGGAATGGGAACAGAACAAAAAGAAATTGCTGGCCGAAGCCAGGGACAAGGCCCGGCAGGAACACCTGAACGAATGGTACCGCGCGGAGCGCCAGAAGGTGACCATCACCGACAACCGGCGCGACTTTTATGACCTCAGCTCCACCGGCCAGGTGATCAAGCTTTAA
- a CDS encoding cation diffusion facilitator family transporter: MSDRDTITSRTVNFGLFSNVILALLKSLIGIFGHSQALLADGINSSSDVVYYVAVKIFMRQANKPADPEHPYGHRQLESISAIVVGAFIITTGIAIFWESINKVYAMATTASSEQTSLWVLVIAAATLLLKVHLLALTRKNHRQTGNPTLKALANDHLNDIMASGAVIAGVLAARLGLPWMDPAAGAIVALFIFKTGVSILMESSAELMDAVPDKEFGETVRQIALSVEGVRCIEDLGVHRFGTVYTIEMTICVDGGISVEEGNNIAHRVEEKLLARYEGGLRRVMIHFHPETPHSHFG; this comes from the coding sequence ATGAGCGACAGGGACACGATCACCAGCCGCACAGTCAATTTTGGCCTCTTCAGCAACGTCATCCTGGCTTTGCTCAAATCCCTGATCGGCATTTTCGGCCATTCACAGGCCCTGCTGGCCGATGGCATCAACTCCAGTTCGGACGTGGTCTATTATGTGGCGGTGAAGATCTTCATGCGCCAGGCCAACAAACCCGCCGATCCGGAACATCCCTACGGGCACCGCCAGTTGGAAAGCATTTCCGCCATCGTGGTGGGCGCTTTTATCATCACCACAGGCATAGCCATCTTCTGGGAATCCATCAACAAGGTTTACGCCATGGCCACCACCGCTTCCAGCGAGCAAACCTCGCTGTGGGTGCTGGTGATCGCCGCGGCCACTCTTTTGCTGAAGGTCCATCTGCTTGCCCTCACCCGCAAAAACCATCGACAAACCGGCAACCCCACCCTCAAGGCCCTGGCCAACGACCATCTGAACGACATCATGGCATCCGGGGCCGTGATCGCGGGGGTGCTTGCCGCCCGGCTGGGTTTGCCCTGGATGGATCCCGCGGCCGGCGCCATCGTGGCCCTGTTCATTTTCAAAACCGGGGTGAGTATTCTCATGGAATCCTCCGCTGAATTGATGGACGCCGTTCCAGACAAGGAATTTGGCGAAACCGTGCGGCAGATAGCGCTGTCCGTGGAGGGAGTGCGCTGCATCGAAGACTTGGGCGTGCACCGGTTCGGCACTGTCTATACCATCGAGATGACCATCTGTGTGGATGGCGGCATCAGCGTGGAAGAGGGCAACAACATTGCCCACCGGGTCGAGGAAAAACTGCTGGCCCGCTATGAAGGCGGACTGCGCCGGGTGATGATCCATTTCCATCCGGAAACCCCTCACAGCCATTTCGGCTGA
- a CDS encoding TonB family protein, whose product MKNSVIVLVLLGVVLGGLLASCAKKPGNYALLSLAKLEKLARANDPKAQFQLGKSHELGLKTKVDLDQALTWYHKAAQLGHLDAQYRLGATYLKHRTARAGVEESYFWFLVAASNGHPRALESARQVQKYLGPRAISMVRARVTDWQGKRKGKTVFPEDDAGEGEYAGDGIDTTMYASGGGYYSRGDGDIPIPVFSEELATEDTPELAEQRAQALQIFGNYQATTSSSLQASDDELPPGFEPYEDVPVPIGGINPVYPDFAKRAGVQGTVVLEVEVYKDGRVGNVEVQRSVQSGPGGLDEAAIAAVKAARFQPGKMNGNPVNTLFILPIEFQLK is encoded by the coding sequence ATGAAAAATTCAGTTATCGTTCTCGTCTTGCTGGGAGTGGTTCTGGGCGGCCTGCTGGCTTCCTGTGCCAAAAAACCCGGAAACTATGCCCTGCTTTCCCTGGCCAAGCTGGAGAAGCTGGCCAGGGCGAATGACCCCAAAGCGCAGTTCCAGCTTGGCAAGAGCCATGAACTGGGGCTGAAAACGAAGGTGGACCTCGACCAAGCCCTCACCTGGTATCACAAGGCGGCTCAGTTGGGCCATCTGGACGCGCAATACCGTCTGGGAGCAACTTATCTGAAACACAGGACCGCCCGTGCCGGAGTGGAGGAAAGCTATTTCTGGTTCCTGGTGGCCGCTTCCAACGGGCATCCCCGGGCCTTGGAATCCGCCCGCCAGGTGCAGAAATACCTGGGCCCGCGCGCGATCAGCATGGTGCGGGCGCGAGTGACCGACTGGCAAGGCAAACGCAAGGGCAAAACCGTTTTTCCGGAGGATGATGCCGGGGAAGGCGAATACGCGGGCGATGGGATCGACACAACGATGTATGCCTCCGGGGGCGGATATTATTCCCGAGGGGATGGGGATATTCCGATTCCCGTGTTCAGCGAAGAGCTGGCCACCGAAGACACTCCCGAGCTTGCGGAACAAAGGGCCCAGGCCTTGCAGATCTTCGGAAACTACCAAGCCACGACCAGCAGCTCGCTGCAGGCCAGTGATGACGAACTGCCTCCGGGCTTCGAGCCCTATGAAGACGTTCCCGTTCCCATCGGCGGCATCAACCCTGTCTATCCGGACTTCGCCAAGCGGGCCGGGGTGCAGGGCACCGTGGTGCTGGAAGTGGAGGTTTACAAAGACGGCCGGGTGGGCAACGTGGAGGTTCAGAGATCAGTTCAGTCCGGTCCCGGGGGTTTGGATGAAGCGGCGATCGCCGCCGTCAAGGCCGCCCGATTCCAGCCCGGCAAGATGAACGGCAACCCCGTCAACACTCTGTTTATCCTGCCCATTGAATTCCAATTGAAATAG
- a CDS encoding iron ABC transporter permease yields MTRGRVFALLLGVAGVLIVAFYLFGGGPDANIVTELRLPRLILTVFTGMALAGIGSVYQLMLANPLAEPYILGISSGSAFGAILFGVLGLTLLMPLGGFIGAVATLLLVWRLAQKKGSFDRSRLLIAGVIAGMFFAAGISLVMYLFQQDTMIILGTLMGNLGHIFTRGEWSFFLVLMGFSLLILAWLWFRAPALDIMSGGDVYAGSVGINVSRVRKEIFFLTSLLIGITVSYAGIIGFVGLIIPHVVRFFVPSGQKRVYLWSLAAGGIFLLLGDLIAKNIAAIELPVGVITAAVGCPFFVWLMLRK; encoded by the coding sequence ATGACGCGGGGCCGGGTGTTCGCGCTTCTGCTGGGGGTGGCCGGAGTTCTGATCGTGGCCTTCTATCTTTTTGGCGGCGGCCCGGACGCGAACATAGTAACCGAACTGCGCTTGCCGCGGCTGATCCTCACTGTGTTCACCGGCATGGCCCTGGCCGGGATAGGCTCGGTGTATCAACTGATGCTGGCCAATCCTCTGGCAGAGCCTTACATCTTGGGAATTTCCTCCGGCTCGGCTTTCGGCGCCATCCTCTTTGGCGTGCTGGGACTCACTCTGTTGATGCCCTTGGGCGGTTTCATCGGCGCGGTGGCCACGCTGCTGCTGGTTTGGCGCCTGGCCCAGAAAAAAGGCAGCTTCGACCGCAGCCGGCTGCTGATCGCCGGGGTGATCGCCGGCATGTTTTTCGCGGCCGGGATCTCGCTGGTGATGTACCTTTTCCAGCAGGACACCATGATCATCCTGGGTACCCTGATGGGCAATCTCGGCCACATCTTCACCCGGGGTGAGTGGAGCTTTTTCCTGGTGCTGATGGGATTTTCGCTGCTCATCCTGGCCTGGCTCTGGTTTCGTGCCCCGGCCCTGGACATCATGAGCGGGGGCGACGTTTACGCCGGCAGCGTGGGCATCAACGTTTCCCGCGTGCGCAAAGAGATCTTCTTCCTCACCTCGCTGCTTATCGGAATCACTGTCTCCTACGCCGGCATCATCGGTTTCGTGGGCCTCATCATCCCCCACGTGGTGCGTTTTTTCGTGCCTTCCGGGCAAAAAAGGGTCTATCTCTGGTCTCTCGCCGCCGGAGGCATCTTCCTGCTGCTGGGTGACCTCATCGCCAAAAACATCGCCGCCATTGAACTGCCCGTGGGTGTAATCACCGCTGCTGTGGGTTGCCCCTTCTTCGTTTGGCTGATGTTGCGCAAATAA
- a CDS encoding T9SS type A sorting domain-containing protein, giving the protein MKKTLLVILTLGFIFSFAFAKEMMPATNLKEMPVLMEDQVPVDPSTVFPTVQTRTAPEYTFSKLPTAIITNYYDYMIGSYNGLPLRIIPDVAGGGYFMSYHGRRQPTSTRRAFYAYIDAQGNVVNNNEITSVQNNEGYATVSVDPVSGKPLYAWHCNTDADDEYEVQFASDAFIAGISGLFNDLQVTIDNPYTITSPSGVTTTANEFIWPTAQIGPSPVAGKRRVYLAARNSVYETFGPSENLMVAFADFDGNDVENGVALTWSQVSIPEMNDWNVDDQWRRPFHAITTDNAGNVYYAGYHFATEADGTTNIREADLDVFVCPNYGQGTWTRVSGYSWIPSWNPIGQQGQTNGYFVDDSSIGYADSLLVWAIANAAHINAGVDNNGRIHVLGTWAQSTKDGGYWQDFQVVKEFVFDPATQDFSVKDVFPQKNPADTFNQCFVPWDMEPPWGTPEYFQADDGNYYLTIAAAGGGHPGLKWPFPHWDTAAHGDAMLFHYNNTKVTNANDQGMMAAVWQDAQRARWFNFESDTDYAAYANTPEIYISVSPDNGDTWSEPIIINNVETTQFSGIKPMWVYPADEVIYTGMQGQNMVGKLGVMFYNDFTWGSNAITPSYHPTPDGGEVMFMELQIVFPLGSADGENTAPAITRMLHQNYPNPFNPETTISFDLPKAGPANLSVYNVKGQLVKTLADGNLDFGKQSFVWNGTDNNGRNVTSGIYFYRLTANGSVETKKMMLMK; this is encoded by the coding sequence ATGAAAAAAACCTTATTGGTCATATTAACGCTCGGCTTCATCTTCTCCTTCGCGTTCGCGAAGGAAATGATGCCCGCCACAAACCTGAAGGAAATGCCGGTTCTCATGGAGGACCAGGTCCCCGTGGATCCCAGCACCGTGTTTCCCACCGTGCAGACCCGCACCGCGCCGGAATATACCTTCTCAAAACTGCCCACTGCCATCATCACCAACTACTACGACTACATGATCGGCAGCTACAACGGCCTGCCCCTCAGGATCATCCCCGATGTAGCCGGGGGCGGATATTTCATGAGCTATCACGGCCGGCGCCAGCCCACCAGCACCCGCCGCGCCTTCTACGCCTACATCGACGCCCAGGGCAACGTGGTGAATAACAACGAGATCACCAGCGTGCAGAACAACGAAGGCTACGCCACCGTGTCCGTGGATCCCGTTTCCGGGAAACCCCTCTACGCCTGGCACTGCAACACAGACGCAGATGACGAGTATGAGGTCCAGTTTGCCTCCGATGCCTTCATTGCCGGCATCTCCGGCCTCTTCAACGACCTCCAGGTCACCATCGACAACCCCTACACCATCACCTCCCCCAGCGGAGTGACCACCACCGCCAACGAGTTCATCTGGCCCACGGCTCAGATCGGACCCTCACCGGTGGCCGGCAAGAGAAGGGTGTACCTGGCCGCCAGGAACTCCGTCTATGAAACCTTCGGCCCCTCCGAAAACCTGATGGTCGCCTTTGCCGATTTCGACGGCAACGACGTCGAAAACGGTGTGGCTTTGACCTGGAGCCAGGTCTCCATCCCCGAGATGAACGACTGGAACGTTGACGACCAGTGGCGCCGTCCCTTCCACGCCATCACCACCGACAACGCCGGCAATGTTTACTATGCCGGTTACCACTTCGCCACCGAAGCCGACGGCACCACCAACATCCGCGAAGCCGACTTGGATGTCTTCGTCTGCCCGAACTACGGCCAGGGCACCTGGACCCGCGTGAGCGGCTACAGCTGGATCCCTTCCTGGAACCCGATCGGCCAGCAAGGCCAGACCAACGGCTATTTCGTGGACGACAGCAGCATCGGCTATGCCGATTCCCTGCTTGTCTGGGCCATTGCCAACGCCGCCCACATCAATGCCGGAGTGGACAACAACGGCCGCATCCACGTTTTGGGAACCTGGGCCCAATCCACCAAAGATGGCGGATACTGGCAGGACTTCCAGGTGGTGAAAGAATTCGTGTTCGATCCCGCCACCCAAGACTTCTCAGTTAAAGACGTGTTTCCACAGAAGAACCCCGCCGACACCTTCAACCAGTGCTTTGTGCCTTGGGACATGGAACCGCCCTGGGGTACTCCAGAGTATTTCCAGGCTGACGACGGCAACTACTACCTGACCATCGCTGCCGCCGGCGGCGGGCATCCTGGACTTAAATGGCCCTTCCCCCACTGGGATACAGCGGCCCACGGTGATGCCATGCTCTTCCACTACAACAACACCAAGGTCACCAATGCCAACGACCAGGGCATGATGGCCGCTGTCTGGCAGGACGCTCAGCGCGCCCGCTGGTTCAACTTCGAATCCGATACCGATTACGCCGCCTACGCCAACACTCCCGAGATCTACATTTCAGTTTCTCCGGACAACGGCGACACCTGGAGCGAGCCCATCATCATCAACAACGTGGAAACCACCCAATTCTCCGGGATCAAACCCATGTGGGTCTATCCCGCGGATGAAGTTATCTACACCGGCATGCAAGGCCAGAACATGGTTGGAAAGCTTGGCGTGATGTTCTACAACGACTTCACCTGGGGTTCCAACGCCATCACCCCTTCCTACCATCCCACCCCGGATGGCGGCGAAGTGATGTTCATGGAACTGCAGATCGTCTTCCCGCTTGGCTCTGCCGACGGCGAAAACACTGCCCCCGCCATCACCCGCATGCTGCATCAGAACTACCCCAACCCCTTCAATCCTGAAACCACCATCAGTTTCGATCTGCCCAAGGCCGGCCCCGCCAACCTTTCCGTGTACAACGTGAAAGGCCAGCTGGTGAAGACCCTCGCGGACGGAAACCTGGATTTCGGCAAGCAGAGCTTCGTCTGGAACGGCACCGACAACAACGGTCGCAACGTTACCAGCGGCATCTATTTCTACCGCCTCACTGCCAACGGCAGCGTGGAGACCAAGAAAATGATGCTGATGAAATAA
- a CDS encoding helical backbone metal receptor, producing MRPAAGLIGTLLLLLILITGACGSGEEAQGRKRIVVLSPEVAEIVAALGGAGLMVGVTQECDYPPELAGIEKVGNFGAVSKEAILALKPDLVFSSALEQEALATDLAKMGLSVTQIYPQKLDDLPRVVLEIGNLIGKPAEAKAMADSLSSGIAALRAQTAGLDRPKVYLEIYRDPLMSVSDASFVGEVIETAGGDNIFSELERDYARVSPEAVVQARPDIIICYSRDSLDSILARKGWQDIPALRDRRVYFESDLDPDLIQQATPRTLEGLRNLHRLIYPGGE from the coding sequence ATGAGACCTGCCGCTGGCTTGATCGGGACCCTGTTGCTGCTGCTTATCCTGATCACCGGCGCTTGTGGCAGTGGGGAAGAGGCGCAAGGGCGGAAGCGGATCGTGGTCCTCTCTCCGGAGGTGGCGGAGATCGTCGCCGCGTTGGGCGGTGCCGGCCTGATGGTGGGTGTCACCCAGGAATGCGACTATCCGCCGGAACTTGCCGGGATCGAAAAAGTGGGCAATTTCGGAGCCGTAAGCAAGGAAGCCATCCTGGCCCTGAAACCGGATCTGGTGTTCAGCTCCGCCCTGGAGCAGGAAGCCCTCGCCACTGATCTGGCCAAAATGGGCCTCAGCGTGACACAGATCTATCCCCAAAAGCTGGACGACCTGCCCCGCGTGGTGCTCGAGATAGGAAACCTGATCGGCAAACCCGCGGAGGCCAAAGCGATGGCCGACAGCCTGAGCAGTGGCATCGCGGCCCTGCGAGCCCAGACAGCGGGACTGGACCGTCCCAAAGTTTATCTGGAGATTTACCGCGACCCCCTGATGAGCGTTTCCGACGCCTCCTTTGTGGGTGAAGTGATCGAAACCGCAGGCGGTGACAACATTTTCAGCGAACTCGAGCGCGACTACGCCCGCGTTAGCCCCGAAGCGGTGGTCCAGGCCCGGCCAGACATCATCATCTGCTATTCCCGCGACAGCCTGGACTCCATCCTGGCCCGCAAAGGCTGGCAGGACATCCCCGCCCTCCGCGACCGGCGCGTCTATTTCGAATCCGATCTCGATCCCGACCTCATCCAACAGGCCACCCCGCGCACCCTGGAAGGACTGCGGAACCTGCACCGGCTGATCTATCCGGGAGGGGAATAG
- a CDS encoding L,D-transpeptidase yields the protein MNRLTSCKIMATMLLLLLFSAVAWGQPANSTGKAEKATTVQAQNGLVTEDGALSVLPANTDSLEAWKNRKPRHITDGYYIIIKKTDHKLHLYKDGVLLKTYPVATGKNNKDKSRIGDLATPEGHFKIDSISASSKWRYTSPETGRKSGPGVYGPWFFAVNTRSGTFSGKSWTGIGIHGTSSPSSIGKFVSHGCIRLYSKDITEIREEVAWLNDPSKIRVDILN from the coding sequence TTGAATCGACTGACCAGCTGCAAGATCATGGCGACCATGCTGCTTTTGTTACTGTTTTCGGCAGTCGCGTGGGGCCAGCCGGCAAATTCCACCGGCAAGGCGGAGAAAGCCACTACGGTTCAGGCGCAAAACGGTTTGGTAACTGAGGATGGCGCTCTCAGCGTGCTTCCGGCCAATACTGACAGCCTGGAGGCTTGGAAAAACCGCAAGCCGCGCCACATCACCGATGGTTACTACATTATCATCAAGAAAACCGACCACAAGCTTCATCTATACAAGGACGGCGTGCTGCTCAAAACCTACCCCGTGGCCACGGGCAAAAACAACAAGGACAAATCCAGGATCGGCGACCTGGCCACGCCGGAAGGACACTTCAAGATAGATTCCATCAGCGCTTCCAGCAAATGGCGCTACACTTCTCCGGAAACTGGCCGAAAAAGCGGGCCTGGCGTCTATGGGCCCTGGTTTTTTGCCGTGAACACCCGCTCCGGCACCTTCTCCGGAAAAAGTTGGACCGGGATCGGCATCCACGGTACCAGCAGCCCCTCCTCCATCGGCAAATTCGTTTCCCATGGCTGCATCCGCCTCTACAGCAAAGACATCACGGAGATCAGGGAAGAGGTTGCCTGGCTGAACGATCCCTCAAAGATCCGTGTGGACATCTTGAATTGA
- a CDS encoding T9SS type A sorting domain-containing protein — translation MKRICLFMLVLALLPALALAETMVPGPQPKPLPSPQGMRMPALRDAPAYTFTKLPTAIITNYYDYMIGSYNELPLAVIPDVAGGGYFMTYHGRRQATSTRRVFYTYLDPAGNVINNNEITSVQNHEGFPALSIDQVSGKPLYAWHANADADAQNETQFTSDAFIAGISGLFNDLSLACDAPVIIDPPNADPTSDNEFIWPCMVIGPSPVAGKRRVYVGMRNYISHALNGSPSENMYISYADFNGDDIEMGTALNWSHTTIPEQDAWNHDTVEFRRPTGVLTTDNAGNLYWAGHHVAYDAADNDLGEADMDVYVCPNYGQGTWTRYSDFANIPTINPNQAPGDTTGYYTNPDEGEIPYGDNGEMYWGLSNSGHFNVVVGQDGKIHVPGIWALQAYSGYYYPALQFVKEYVYDINTHEFEIRDIYPQQDPSDTFNGTFTPWDMEAPWGEVDQFADDGAGGFFPAMFTDWPFPHWDQAAHTDLMFFHYNNIKVSEPNDHGMMVCIWQDSDRARMFNYYSDTDYAAFAQTPEIYIAASPDNGNTWSEPISLNNVETPQMAGIKPMYVYPADKVIYTGMQGAHEVGKIGVMFYNDFTWGSNVNAPAYHPTPDGGEVMFMELEIVFPLGSASDDPTVPSVASLLLQNYPNPFNPETTISFDMPASGPARLEIYNVKGQLVKTLADANHDFGRHAYVWNGTDNGGNSVSSGIYFYRLATNGHSESRKMMLMK, via the coding sequence ATGAAACGCATTTGTTTATTCATGCTGGTCCTGGCCCTTCTGCCAGCCTTGGCGCTGGCCGAGACCATGGTCCCGGGACCCCAGCCCAAACCCCTGCCCAGCCCCCAGGGAATGCGGATGCCGGCACTGCGCGACGCACCCGCTTACACCTTCACAAAACTGCCCACCGCCATAATCACCAACTACTACGACTACATGATCGGCAGCTACAACGAACTGCCCCTGGCAGTGATCCCTGATGTGGCCGGTGGCGGATATTTCATGACCTATCACGGCCGCCGCCAAGCCACCAGCACCCGCCGCGTGTTTTACACCTATCTGGACCCCGCAGGCAACGTGATCAACAACAACGAGATCACCAGCGTCCAGAATCATGAAGGTTTTCCCGCTTTGTCGATCGATCAGGTTTCCGGAAAACCCCTCTATGCCTGGCACGCCAATGCCGACGCGGATGCCCAGAACGAAACCCAGTTCACTTCCGACGCCTTCATCGCCGGCATCTCCGGCCTCTTCAACGACCTTTCCCTGGCCTGCGACGCCCCCGTGATCATTGATCCGCCCAACGCCGATCCCACTTCTGACAATGAATTCATCTGGCCCTGCATGGTGATCGGACCTTCGCCGGTGGCCGGAAAACGCCGCGTCTATGTGGGCATGCGCAACTACATCTCCCACGCCTTGAATGGCAGCCCCAGCGAAAACATGTACATCTCCTACGCCGACTTCAACGGCGACGATATCGAGATGGGAACCGCGTTGAACTGGAGCCACACCACCATCCCGGAACAGGACGCCTGGAACCACGACACCGTGGAATTCCGCCGTCCCACCGGAGTCCTCACCACGGATAACGCCGGCAACCTTTACTGGGCCGGCCACCACGTGGCTTACGACGCCGCCGACAACGACCTCGGCGAAGCCGACATGGACGTGTACGTTTGCCCGAACTACGGCCAGGGTACCTGGACCCGCTACAGCGACTTTGCCAACATCCCCACCATCAATCCCAACCAAGCCCCCGGCGACACCACCGGATATTACACCAATCCCGATGAAGGCGAAATCCCTTACGGAGACAACGGCGAAATGTACTGGGGCCTCTCCAACTCCGGTCACTTCAACGTTGTGGTGGGCCAAGACGGCAAGATCCACGTTCCCGGCATCTGGGCCCTGCAGGCCTACAGCGGATACTACTATCCCGCCCTGCAATTCGTTAAGGAATACGTTTACGACATCAACACCCACGAGTTCGAGATCCGCGACATCTATCCCCAGCAGGATCCCAGCGACACCTTCAACGGCACCTTCACCCCCTGGGACATGGAAGCGCCCTGGGGCGAGGTGGACCAATTTGCCGATGACGGCGCTGGTGGCTTCTTCCCCGCGATGTTCACCGACTGGCCTTTCCCGCACTGGGACCAGGCCGCCCACACCGACTTGATGTTCTTTCACTATAACAACATCAAAGTCTCCGAGCCCAACGATCATGGCATGATGGTTTGCATCTGGCAGGATTCAGACCGTGCCCGGATGTTCAACTACTACTCCGATACCGATTACGCCGCCTTCGCCCAAACCCCCGAGATCTACATCGCCGCGTCCCCCGACAACGGCAACACCTGGAGCGAGCCCATCTCCTTGAACAATGTGGAAACCCCGCAAATGGCCGGCATCAAGCCGATGTACGTCTATCCCGCGGACAAGGTGATCTACACCGGAATGCAGGGCGCGCACGAGGTCGGCAAGATCGGCGTGATGTTCTACAATGATTTCACCTGGGGCTCAAACGTGAACGCGCCCGCCTACCATCCCACCCCGGATGGCGGCGAAGTGATGTTCATGGAGCTCGAGATCGTCTTCCCGCTCGGCTCCGCCTCCGACGATCCGACCGTGCCCTCCGTGGCCAGCCTGCTGCTGCAAAACTACCCCAACCCCTTCAACCCCGAAACCACCATCAGTTTTGACATGCCGGCCTCCGGGCCAGCCCGCCTTGAAATCTACAACGTCAAAGGCCAGCTGGTCAAAACCCTGGCTGACGCCAACCACGATTTCGGCCGCCACGCCTACGTCTGGAACGGCACCGACAACGGTGGGAACAGCGTCTCCAGCGGCATCTACTTCTATCGCCTGGCCACCAACGGCCACAGCGAAAGCCGCAAGATGATGCTGATGAAATAA